The Triticum dicoccoides isolate Atlit2015 ecotype Zavitan chromosome 6A, WEW_v2.0, whole genome shotgun sequence genome has a window encoding:
- the LOC119319500 gene encoding probable protein phosphatase 2C 21, with amino-acid sequence MGQGPSVSDENSRIEYAVGSRKGSNPDMEDAHSTILDLDDSSSTSFFGVYDGHGGANVALYCAKRLHNELVNDEDYLTNLEEAMGRAFSSMDEQMQANDEWRALANPPHVGLKLLDCMKTAPCVKGTPYLEGTTACVVLIKGDQIIVGNVGNTSCVLSRGQEAIVLSTDHMPGNVDERVRILNSDGAVVRVRDTYLIDGIFPLSRSIGDFRFKSNECLLRTQQIVTCTPSIRTEEITDDTKYLLIASSAFWDTISCQSAFNYLRQYSGSYSLASICDKLLNQIKNPVDNLTLMLIYFKPSARLPPTAPPAPMVY; translated from the exons ATGGGTCAAGGTCCGTCCGTGAGCGATGAGAATAGCAGGATCGAGTATGCAGTGGGATCTAGGAAAGGATCGAACCCAGACATGGAAGATGCA CATTCAACTATCCTTGATCTAGATGATTCCAGTTCCACATCATTCTTTGGTGTTTATGATGGACATGGAG GAGCTAATGTAGCATTGTATTGTGCGAAAAGACTTCATAATGAGCTTGTAAATGATGAGGATTATCTGACCAATCTGGAAGAAGCAATGGGGCGTGCGTTTTCTAG CATGGATGAGCAGATGCAAGCAAATGATGAATGGAGAGCATTGGCGAACCCACCTCATGTCGGTCTGAAATTGCTCGATTGTATGAAGACTGCTCCTTGTGTTAAG GGAACCCCATACCTGGAAGGAACCACAGCTTGTGTCGTTCTCATAAAAGGAGATCAAATCATCGTTGGAAACGTTGGTAACACTAGCTGTGTGCTCTCAAGGGGCCAGGAG GCAATTGTTTTGTCCACTGACCACATGCCAGGTAATGTTGATGAGCGTGTGAGAATTCTAAACTCTGACGGTGCAGTAGTCCGTGTAAGGGACACTTATCTTATTGACGGGATATTCCCCTTGTCTAGATCTATAG GTGATTTTCGTTTCAAGTCGAATGAATGTTTGCTCCGTACACAACAGATTGTGACATGTACCCCAAGTATCCGCACT GAGGAAATAACTGATGATACAAAGTACCTTCTGATAGCCAGTAGTGCTTTCTG gGACACCATCTCATGTCAGAGTGCCTTTAACTATTTGAGGCAGTATTCC GGGTCCTACAGTCTTGCTAGCATCTGTGACAAGCTTCTGAATCAAATTAAAAATCCAGTGGACAACCTGACACTGATGCTGATCTACTTTAAGCCCAGCGCCAGGCTCCCTCCTACTGCCCCGCCTGCACCAATGGTTTACTAA